AACGCTTTATCTTTAAATTTATACCTTTGAAAAAGTCCCTGTTGCTACATATTATACTTAAGATCCACCCGGAAGGCAAGTACCTCCCGGTCGTTGAATTTCACGGAAAATGGTGGGCGAAACAGGACTTGAACCTGTGACCTCCTAGATGTGAACCAGGCGCTCTGGCCAGCTGAGCTATTCGCCCACTTCCTTCATTACCGGTATCAACGGTTCCTTCCCGGCAGAATTTATTATACTATATCCCCCTCAAAAAAACAAGTGAGGGAGAGGATTTAGTAGGGAATTTTCCCATTCGCATCATCATAGTATCCATGGTAGTATCCATAAGTCTTACCCATAAGCCCTACCCATGAACCTTACCCGTGAATCAACTGCGGCAGGCATCTCACGCATACCCAGAGGCTCTCGCCCTTCCACCTGCAAGGCATCAGGGCTCGGTCCTCCTCGCCCGCCCCGCACCTGAAGCACCTCTGCGAGATGTAGACTCCGGCCCCGGTCCGACCCGCCATATGCTCGGCGACTGCGGCCTCCGAGAAATCCGCCGCTTCCCGCTCCTCGATGGATAGAGCCCCTGTCGGGCATACGGCGAGGCAAAAGCCCGCCCCGTCGCAGAGCTCCTCCCGGAGGACCTTTGCCTTGCCGTCAACAATCTGAATTGCACCTTCGGCGCATGGGGTGACACACAGCCCGCAGCCGGTGCACTTCTCCTCGTCGATTCTGACTATCTTTCTCACTTGCCGGTTAGACATGTTCTACTTCACTTTCCTTAGCTCCTTGGCTCCTTAGTTCCCGACCCTATATACCCAGCGCCTGCCTCTTAGCCACGATATGCCCTTCGATGCCGTCCACTGCAGCCACAGCATCTGTCTCCACGGCCAGCTTACCGCCGGTGAGGCCCTCCACATCCCGGGTGAGGAGATTCACCACGTCAGGAGCACCAGTTACAGGAGGCACCGGCGATACATGTGTGTAGAGGCCGAGCGCCACTGCTGAAAAGGCATCAATAACCGCCTTCTGCTCCATGTATTCAGGAGCGGTCACCGCCACGGGAAGCTGGGCTGCATCAACACCAAGCGCATTCGCCACGGCCCCGACCAGGAGCGCAAGCCTGCCGGTATCAGTGCAGGTCCCGAAGCTGAGGACCGGCGGGATTCCCAAAGCCCTGCAGACCGCCTTCAACGCGTCGCCTGCGATCTCCTGGGCATCAAGGGAATTCAAGCCCGCAACCTGGCATGCCGCGTTACCGCAACCAGCCGAAAGCACCAGCATGTTGCGGCGTATGAGTTCCCGGGCGACCTCGGTTGTCATCGTATCCTGGCCGCCGTTCTTCAGCGATGTGCAGCTGACCAGCGCAACGACGCCCTTTATAGAACCGCTCTTGATGGCCTCGAGCAGAGGGTCCAGCTTCCCACCCAGCGCGCCGAGCACGGCCTCGGTGGAAAAGCCCGTTAGTATCCTGGTCCGCTTCAGGTCCCGGGCAGCGCGGTTCGCGTTCGCTTTCGCCCTGCGCCTCTTGAAGTTCTCTATCGCTATATCGATGATCTCGAGGGCCTGCTCGCCTACGTGCTCAGGGTCATATATGATCCTCTTCTCCACCCCGGGCACGCCGACCAACCTGGATACGGAGACGAGGGTTGCGCCATACCTCTCGGCTAGTGGACCAAGCGAAGGCAAGGAACAGTTCATATCCATGGCGAACACATCAACCGCCCCGGTGGCCAGGGCG
This is a stretch of genomic DNA from Bacillota bacterium. It encodes these proteins:
- a CDS encoding 4Fe-4S binding protein codes for the protein MSNRQVRKIVRIDEEKCTGCGLCVTPCAEGAIQIVDGKAKVLREELCDGAGFCLAVCPTGALSIEEREAADFSEAAVAEHMAGRTGAGVYISQRCFRCGAGEEDRALMPCRWKGESLWVCVRCLPQLIHG